GGGCTTCGCGGCGGACGTAGGCGTAGAGGAACAGGTCGGGATCGGGAAGCAGGCTTGCCACGCCATCGAGGCGCCCACAGGCCAGGAGGGCGCGATCGTGCAGGGCCAGCCCCAGACGGCCCAGCTTGAGCGGGGGCAGGGGTGGCAGTGGATCCGGTACGAACGCCCTGACGGGCTCCCCGGCGGTGCTGGTGATTTCCAGGTGGCCTGTGGCTTCCCGTTTCATCTCCTGTGGGGGAGGCCTTACCTTGAATAAGCGGAAGCCTAATTCAAGCGAAACGGCATTTCCTTTAACAAGACTGGCGACCCCCTGGTTCTGGTGGTCCGCCAGGCGTGCGTCAGTCAGCCCCGATCAGCTGGGCCTCGAGTCCCAGCTGCCGGGCGGCCCTCATGAACGGCGCATCCAGGCGTCGGCATTGCGGAAGTCCTGGGGTTGCACCTCCAGAATCAGAAACCCTGGGGCCAGGCTGCGTTCGAAGCCTTCGAGCACCGCCTCGGCCTGCAAGGGACTCAGGGCACCGGTGCGCACCTTCATCCCGAGAGCGGAATGGAGCTCGGTGGCACTCCAGGGGCTGATCGCCAGTGGCGCAGGGGCCTCTTCGAGAAAGGTCGCGGCGGCGTCGGAGTGGTGCTCCGGTATGAGGGCCGCCAGCAGCACGCAGGTGTCCACGAACAGCATCAGGAGCCGACGTCATCCCGCAGGGCGCGCATCGTCTCCACGCCGCTGGTGGCCTGATGGGGCAGGGAGTCCCGCAGAGGCTGGAGCTAGGGCAAGAGATCGCGCACGGCCTGCCGGGGAACCAGCTCAGCGATGGCTTTGCCGCGGCGGGTGATCACCACCGGCTGGCCTTGCTCCACCACGTCGAGCAGGCTCGACCGCTGGACTTTGGCCTCCGCCACCGTGACCTGTCGCATGGTGTTGGTCATCGCGATGACCAACTTCAGGGCTTCTCGTGGGGCGGTGCCCCGGCAGTAATTGGCCAACACGCGCCGTCTGTACATGCCCCCTCGTGCCACCAGCCGCGCCGGCAGGAGGGTCGGAGGGGAGATGGTGCCCTGCATCTGCCACTGCAAAAATGGCGAAATCAGCTGGACAGCGGCGTGCAGCTTTGCCGAATCCAGATCGAGAGTTCTTCAAGCATCTGATCACGCTGTGCAGGGGAGGTTTCTGCAATCTGCCACAGGCGCTGCTCCGCCTCTTCATGGCGGGGCTTCCACTCAAACCCATTCGCCCGCAGGACCATCTTCACGGAGAAGAACGCCACCCGCTTGTTGCCATCGGGTAAGGGGTGGCCCTTCGCAAAGGCGTAGGCCACCACAGCAGCCAACAGAGCGATGTCCGCCTCAGGCCTGAAGGTGTGGAATGTCAGGACCTCCTCCAGAGCGGTTTCGATCCTGCGTGGATCAGGCGTTACCTGGAGACCACCATGCTTGTTGATCGTCGCCGCATGGACCCGTGCAATCTCAAAAGGGCCTGGGAGGATCAGGGTCCCAGGCGCAATCCTCACTGAGCCAGCGAACGGAAGACGTCGTCGTACTCGTCCATGAACGCCAGAGCGTCATCGATGAGTTCCTGGCGCACTCCATACCGCGCAGTGAGGGGCGGGAGAGCGCCTGGCCGGGGAGGCTCAACAGAGGGCGCGCTGCTCTGACCGGCAACCTTGCTCTTCCAGATGGGAGAGGCATCGGTAGCCATGGCCGGTAGCTCAGGTTCCAGTGAGATTGACACTAGCCGTGATCGTCAACCTTCCGGGTGGCCGGAGTGGCAGGGATGCCCGCCTTTGCTGGGATCTGAGCGATGCCCGATGCCGGTTTCGAACCAGCGACATCCTGCTTGTAAGGCATTGCATTGCGCCAGTGACCAGAACGACTATGGGGGAATCCTGCATTTTGTTGCGCAGGATCGTGCGTATTTCTGCTTCGGCTTGTTCAATGCACCCACGCCGCCCAGCCGATCTCTGTGCTCATCAACGAAGGTGAAGGTGAGATTGTGAAGCAATCCTGCGCGCCCCAGCTCGTCTAAGATGTGTGATCAGATACAAAAGATGGCGGCGTAGATGTCTTGCGGGCCGCCACAGCCCTGCCTTTGGGCTAAACGATTAGAGTGTGGTGAAAGCTAGATGCACATGCGAGCCCTGCTCCTGCTCACTCTTTTCTCGTCTCTCGCTGCACCTGTTGCGGCAATGACAGAAGATGAGATGGATGCGATTTGCGGCGCCAAGGGCACCGTAGCAAGAGCATCAGTGAACAATTTCCTCGCGGCCTCAAGACAGTCAGCGAAAGATAACCTGCAAGTTGAGCGATGCCGTCAACAGCTATTGCAGCAGTATGCAATAAATAACCTACCGGCAGGCGCGTTTTATCCCAACATGAGCGTCAACGGCTACCGAGTCCGCAAGTGCAGCCATGGTGGTCCTTGTATGTCGGATATCATGATGTTCATTAAGCTCGGCGAAAGGTAATAAGTGCTCACCGCGAGGTGAAGCGGCCGGAAGGAAGGCCAGCGGGAAACAGTGGGGGTCCCCCACAGTTACCGACCCGCGCCAACCCCGGCACGCGCGACAACATCATCCGCCGCCTGGAGCGCTACGTGGAGGATCCTGAGGCCTGCCGGGAGCGTGGCACATTAAGAAATGAATCCGTCCACTCTCATGAGGGGCCTCGAGTATTTCTCCGACACCGCTGCCCATGCCGGGAGCTTCTGCCGGATCTACGCCCTGGAGGCTGCCGTGATCGCCTCCGCCACGGTGCAGGGCCTCACCGCCGGCAGTAACGCCTTCACCAGCGTGCCCCTGCCCGCCGGGGCTCACATTGACGGGCAGTTCCGCAGCATCACCCTGGCGTCGGGTCGGGTGATCGCCTACCGGGGGGATCGGTGATCAAGTCCAACTTGCGCATCACCAGCTTCAACAGCGACGACCTGATCCGCAGGCTGCCGAAGATCCTCACCGACTACGGAAAAGTTTTGGATGCGCGCCTGAAGGAGGAAATCCGCAGCGTCCAGTACCCGTGGCCTGGCGTCACCGTGCGCCGCAACGGGGAAACGGTGGGCAGCCCCCGCGACATCGTGGATACCGGGGCCTTCCTGCGGTCGCAGCGGCGGAGGCGCATCAACATCACCACCATCCGCTTTGAGTGGGGCGGCAGTGGCGGGGTGACTTACGCCGGCTACATCTTCCAAGGAATTCCTGGGAAGTCCTATCCGCCGAGGGACTGGATCACGCCGGCCCTGAAGGCCGAGCCGATCGCGCCGTTCTTCGCCAGGGAGTGGGCCAGGCTCGCTGCTGCTGGTCTGTAAGCAAACTGTTGCAGATGCGAAACAGCAACGAATGCCTTGCGATAGTTAATCTGAAACGGTCCCTATTTCTTGCCGGCTGGTGTTATCAATAGGGAGCCCTGCACCGCTTCCCATGCTCAAGATCACCGCCGCCGATGGCCCCACCGCCGACCGGGCCTGGCAGATGATCCTCGATAACGGCACCTTTGGGGCCGTGGCGATCACCTGCGAGGACACCGGCACCACCACGCACCTGCAACGCGGGGCAGACGGCCGTTGGTGCGCTCTGGGGGCCTCCGGCGCCATGCTCCGCGCCTAGTCGGTGATCGCACCCACTGCCACCAGTGCCGTAGTACAATGCCTTCAGATCGAGAAGGCCGAGTGAGCCACCGATCACCAGAACGACATCCCAAGCGCCACGGCGCCCCCGCTACTGCAGGACCGGCATCCGGCACCAGCAGGCACTGAAGGAAGACCCGGTAGCGGGGTCCGGCATGGATGAGACGCCTACCCCCCAGCACCTCGACAACAGAATCAACCGATCCGTTCCAGGGGCTCCTTGGTGGCCGCTGTGCTGGAAGCGATGCGCCGGCCGCCGAATCCTTCGCCCCTGAGAACAATGAACACGAAACACGACACGGTGGACGTGCTGCTGGCGGTCGCCCTGGAGGTGGCCCAGGCCCTGCTGGTCCTGATCGTCGCCGTGGTGGCCCTGCTGCTGACGCTGGCCCGCTGGAGGCCATCCCGCGCCCCTGCTGTGCCGGCACCGGCTGCCACCACCGACCCCCGCCAGGTGGCGGCGGCAGGCAGCACTGACGCCCCGCCGATCCCCCTGCTGCATCCCCTGGCCCTGGTGGCTGAGCAGCTGGAGGCCCTCCCCGTTGCCCGCCTACGGCCCCTCGCCGGCGTCAGCAGCAAGCGGCACCGCAAGCATGAGCTGGTGGCCCAGCTGGTGGCCTGCTGACCCCTCGACCCCCGGAACGGATCGCCTTATGCTTTCCATGGCCCCTATGGGCTGGGCTGCGCCGTGATGGGCCGCAGACCGCAATGCATCGCACCGCCATCGTCCGCCGGTCACGACCTGTACAGGGAAACCGGCAGCCCATCGCAGCAGTTGAACCATGCACAAGATCCAGCACGCGCCCCGTGGCTACATGCACCGGGGCTACTACATCGAGGCGACCCCTGGCCCTCGCGGATGGAACGTCTGGCGCCCTGATGAGGAGATCGCCCTTTGCGGCGTTGTCTCCCTGCAAGAGGCGCGGGACGTGATCACCGACGACCTGGGCCGCGTTCTGACGCCGGCGAAGGATCCGGCGGAAGTCTGATCAGGAAAACGCCGGGGGCGAAAAGGCTACTTCCCGCCCCCGGCACCTCAACACAACACCACCGGAACGGATCGCCCTGCTACCGAACACCCGTCGGCTTGTGCCGGTTGGGTGTGCCAATTTTGGCCAAGCGCCTGTTTTGCGCCTTGGACAGGCCCGAGATCCTTGGCGCTGCAGTGTCGGCGTATCTGTCCCTCAGAGGCAGAGTGGCGAGCGTCAGGCCGCCAGCCGCTGATCCTCCGACCACCGCTTGAACGCCTGCGGCTTGAGGAACCACACCTCAGGCGGCACCTTCCGCCGT
This genomic stretch from Cyanobium gracile PCC 6307 harbors:
- a CDS encoding type II toxin-antitoxin system Phd/YefM family antitoxin codes for the protein MQGTISPPTLLPARLVARGGMYRRRVLANYCRGTAPREALKLVIAMTNTMRQVTVAEAKVQRSSLLDVVEQGQPVVITRRGKAIAELVPRQAVRDLLP
- a CDS encoding type II toxin-antitoxin system VapC family toxin: MLFVDTCVLLAALIPEHHSDAAATFLEEAPAPLAISPWSATELHSALGMKVRTGALSPLQAEAVLEGFERSLAPGFLILEVQPQDFRNADAWMRRS
- a CDS encoding type II toxin-antitoxin system death-on-curing family toxin codes for the protein MRIAPGTLILPGPFEIARVHAATINKHGGLQVTPDPRRIETALEEVLTFHTFRPEADIALLAAVVAYAFAKGHPLPDGNKRVAFFSVKMVLRANGFEWKPRHEEAEQRLWQIAETSPAQRDQMLEELSIWIRQSCTPLSS